One genomic window of Anaplasma centrale str. Israel includes the following:
- a CDS encoding P44/Msp2 family outer membrane protein, giving the protein MNVVALWREKVPPVAGVCAVVACLPVCFAFGAGRRIDRDSADLRRVYVAGTASWTHSMVRGLRLGTIDGKTAGVLPMSRSQSTEHTELLKEAASFDWESPNPDIDFGCGEFPSFGWSAGYATGNVRVEFGMEGKRFPAKINGEPGNGAGFFLLLKNLTYALAYNGNSGNIAEALESCTGCQKGLAIDSSDDSLGTAMYKISMYGHDDARYAAERLVLFSSKDRLTAAKLLIDKMIGGGGEPSAVVEINDIEITAVMLSACYDAPSRTSSGRLTPYVCGSVGGNLVDVSGNILWKLAYRARLGVNYMLTQRVSVNLEAFVHKVPGEVRYRKFVVEHVLGDTYADQGSNFADVALKLSYSGCNLGLKLEF; this is encoded by the coding sequence ATGAACGTGGTTGCTTTGTGGAGAGAAAAAGTCCCTCCGGTTGCAGGCGTGTGCGCAGTTGTAGCTTGCTTGCCCGTGTGCTTCGCATTTGGTGCCGGGCGTCGCATTGATCGCGACAGTGCAGATCTGCGGCGCGTGTACGTGGCTGGAACAGCAAGCTGGACACACAGTATGGTGAGAGGCCTAAGATTAGGAACTATCGATGGCAAGACCGCTGGCGTGTTACCCATGAGCAGAAGCCAAAGTACCGAGCACACCGAGCTATTAAAGGAGGCGGCAAGTTTTGACTGGGAATCACCAAATCCTGACATAGATTTTGGATGTGGGGAGTTTCCTTCGTTCGGGTGGTCCGCAGGATATGCCACAGGCAACGTGAGGGTTGAGTTCGGCATGGAAGGAAAAAGATTCCCTGCAAAAATTAACGGAGAGCCCGGAAACGGAGCTGGTTTTTTCCTACTACTTAAAAACCTCACCTACGCTCTCGCCTACAACGGCAACAGCGGCAATATCGCTGAGGCCTTGGAGAGCTGTACAGGGTGCCAGAAAGGGCTGGCCATAGATTCATCAGACGATAGTCTCGGCACTGCAATGTACAAGATCTCTATGTATGGGCACGATGACGCCAGGTATGCGGCGGAGCGGCTTGTGTTGTTCAGTAGCAAAGATAGACTAACAGCAGCTAAGCTGTTGATTGACAAAATGATAGGTGGTGGCGGGGAGCCCTCTGCCGTTGTGGAAATAAACGACATAGAGATTACGGCAGTCATGCTCAGTGCGTGCTACGACGCGCCTAGCCGTACATCCTCAGGGCGTCTTACCCCGTATGTTTGCGGAAGCGTCGGTGGAAATTTAGTCGATGTATCCGGTAACATCCTCTGGAAACTTGCATATAGAGCACGTCTAGGAGTGAACTACATGCTTACGCAAAGAGTCTCGGTGAATTTGGAAGCCTTTGTCCACAAGGTACCCGGTGAGGTGCGTTATAGAAAATTTGTCGTTGAGCATGTGCTGGGAGATACATATGCCGACCAGGGCAGCAATTTTGCTGACGTTGCACTCAAGCTTTCCTACTCTGGTTGCAATCTGGGGCTGAAGCTCGAGTTTTAG
- a CDS encoding valine--tRNA ligase: MQSLDSRYQHKTVEEECNAAWDEHKIYKWKGNVAQSFVIDTPPPTVSGVLHMGHVFSYCHTDFIARYQRMAGKDVFYPIGFDDNGLPTERLVEKIKKLRAVQLERAEFTKMCREVSHEFRTKFRNLFRRLGISYDWALEYHTVSEEVQRLSQASFLDLYAKDKLYRKQQPILWDTVDCTAIAHAEVEELDLHSHLNTISFHTVGGEKIDIATTRPELIPACVALFFNPEDDRYTHLHGQFAVVPVGGHKVKILPDDKVRIDKGTGLVMCCTFGDETDVYWWRTHNLDTKTIVSRTGHIVDLAEDTPDAKIPAAQFDGMHVQKARKAVCDALEGAGLLVSQEPIVHTVKCAERSGAPIEILLSHQWFVRVMEHKHELLEQVQKVQWYPDSMRKRMEIWIENLNWDWCISRQRYFGVPFPVWYSKREGEVGKVLLPDVRDLPVDPLRDLPSGYGRDEVEPDVDVMDTWATSSISPQFLTKSVGQVLRNENLEPLFPTDLRAQSHEIIRSWAFYTMLKSYYHNGEIPWKNIMISGWCLAEDKTKMSKSKGNAMDPESTLDLYGADSVRYWAAKSRLGADTVFSEEVLKTGRRLTTKLWNASKFVATFLRDSPPVSTTAAPTDLWILSKLHKAVAHNTENLKLFEYCAALNRTEEFFWKDFCDNYLELVKHRAYNHGSAHGHASAVSTLHHTLKTLLLLFAPFLPYVTEAVYGTLFSGCIHAQEWPNADEIPYNASLEQHGDALIKIVEEVRKAKTHAQVSVKYPVELITIGGLATDFPESMLEDLKHMCCAEQIKLTAPDSAELAVAVTLAPTVSSN; the protein is encoded by the coding sequence ATGCAGTCTTTAGATAGTAGATATCAGCACAAAACCGTAGAAGAAGAGTGTAACGCCGCTTGGGATGAGCACAAAATTTACAAGTGGAAGGGAAACGTTGCACAGAGTTTTGTAATCGACACACCGCCGCCGACTGTGTCTGGAGTTCTGCACATGGGGCACGTTTTTAGTTACTGCCACACGGACTTCATAGCACGTTACCAAAGAATGGCCGGAAAGGACGTTTTCTACCCCATCGGCTTTGATGACAACGGGCTTCCAACCGAACGGCTGGTTGAAAAAATCAAAAAGTTGAGGGCAGTGCAGTTAGAGAGGGCGGAGTTCACCAAAATGTGCAGGGAGGTCTCGCACGAGTTCAGAACTAAGTTCAGAAATCTATTCAGGCGGCTGGGAATAAGCTACGATTGGGCGTTGGAATATCACACGGTCAGCGAAGAAGTACAGCGGCTCTCGCAGGCCTCTTTTCTCGATTTATACGCAAAAGACAAGCTATACAGAAAACAGCAGCCCATATTATGGGACACCGTAGATTGCACCGCTATAGCGCATGCGGAGGTTGAGGAGCTAGATCTGCACTCCCACTTAAACACCATTAGCTTTCACACAGTAGGTGGAGAGAAAATCGATATAGCCACCACCCGGCCGGAGCTTATACCTGCATGCGTGGCTTTGTTTTTCAATCCGGAAGATGATAGGTACACTCACCTACACGGCCAGTTTGCAGTGGTGCCCGTCGGGGGGCATAAAGTCAAAATTTTACCTGACGACAAAGTGCGAATTGACAAAGGCACAGGATTGGTAATGTGTTGCACATTTGGCGATGAAACAGACGTCTACTGGTGGCGCACACATAATTTAGACACCAAAACCATTGTGAGCAGGACCGGGCATATAGTAGACTTGGCGGAAGATACTCCAGATGCAAAAATCCCTGCAGCACAGTTTGACGGAATGCATGTGCAGAAGGCCAGAAAGGCGGTTTGTGACGCGCTGGAGGGCGCCGGATTGCTGGTTTCACAGGAGCCGATAGTGCACACTGTAAAGTGCGCGGAAAGGTCAGGCGCACCAATAGAGATATTGCTTAGCCACCAGTGGTTCGTGAGGGTAATGGAGCACAAGCACGAGCTTCTTGAGCAAGTACAAAAAGTGCAGTGGTACCCGGACAGCATGCGTAAACGCATGGAAATATGGATCGAAAACCTCAACTGGGATTGGTGCATATCTAGGCAGCGGTATTTCGGTGTACCGTTCCCGGTATGGTACTCCAAGCGTGAGGGCGAGGTGGGCAAGGTGCTTTTGCCCGATGTGCGCGATCTCCCCGTAGATCCATTGCGCGACCTGCCCAGCGGCTATGGCAGAGATGAAGTCGAACCGGATGTGGACGTTATGGACACGTGGGCCACCAGCTCCATATCGCCACAGTTTCTTACAAAATCTGTAGGGCAAGTGTTACGCAATGAGAATCTCGAGCCTTTATTTCCCACAGATCTCCGGGCGCAAAGCCACGAAATTATACGTTCGTGGGCGTTTTACACAATGTTGAAGTCTTACTACCACAACGGAGAGATTCCGTGGAAAAACATAATGATCAGCGGATGGTGCCTTGCTGAGGATAAGACAAAAATGAGCAAATCCAAAGGCAATGCAATGGATCCCGAAAGTACACTAGATCTTTATGGGGCAGATTCCGTAAGATACTGGGCTGCGAAATCCCGCCTGGGGGCCGATACTGTATTTTCCGAAGAAGTGCTGAAAACTGGCAGAAGGCTCACAACCAAGCTGTGGAATGCGAGTAAGTTTGTGGCCACTTTTCTGCGCGATAGCCCTCCCGTCAGCACGACAGCGGCACCTACAGATCTGTGGATACTATCCAAATTGCACAAAGCGGTTGCCCATAATACAGAAAACCTAAAACTTTTCGAGTACTGCGCAGCACTGAATCGCACAGAGGAATTTTTCTGGAAGGATTTTTGCGACAACTATCTGGAGCTGGTAAAGCATAGGGCGTACAATCACGGGTCGGCACACGGGCATGCCTCCGCTGTCAGCACTTTACATCATACCCTAAAAACCCTACTACTGCTGTTTGCACCGTTTCTACCGTATGTCACTGAGGCAGTATATGGTACACTTTTCTCCGGATGTATACACGCCCAAGAGTGGCCGAACGCTGACGAAATTCCCTACAATGCCTCACTTGAGCAGCACGGTGATGCATTAATAAAAATAGTGGAGGAAGTGCGCAAAGCGAAAACCCACGCGCAGGTTTCCGTCAAATACCCAGTCGAGCTCATAACCATAGGCGGACTTGCAACTGACTTTCCGGAATCTATGCTCGAGGATTTGAAACATATGTGCTGCGCAGAGCAGATCAAACTCACCGCACCAGACAGTGCAGAGCTTGCAGTCGCCGTAACATTGGCACCCACCGTGAGCAGCAACTAA
- the smpB gene encoding SsrA-binding protein SmpB, which produces MEVVAENRKARFDYFVLQEYDAGMVLVGSEVKSLRQRKVSMGDAYVLEKDMELWIHNLHISEYNRSDRKNHKPLRVRKLLLRKREIHKIAGNMKVSGLTVVPLMIFFNDKGIAKIKIAIVKGKKLYDKREAIKTRDWQREKSRISRREV; this is translated from the coding sequence ATGGAGGTAGTTGCGGAGAATCGCAAGGCAAGGTTTGACTATTTCGTACTACAGGAGTATGACGCCGGGATGGTGCTGGTCGGGAGTGAGGTGAAATCCCTGCGCCAGCGCAAGGTCAGTATGGGTGATGCCTACGTCTTGGAAAAAGACATGGAGCTGTGGATACACAATCTACACATCTCCGAGTACAACAGGTCAGACCGCAAAAATCATAAGCCGTTGCGCGTGAGGAAGCTGCTACTACGCAAGCGTGAGATCCACAAAATTGCTGGTAACATGAAAGTGTCGGGTCTAACTGTAGTGCCGCTGATGATCTTTTTTAATGACAAGGGGATTGCAAAAATCAAAATTGCAATAGTGAAGGGGAAAAAGCTATACGATAAGCGCGAGGCTATAAAAACCAGGGACTGGCAGCGCGAGAAGAGTAGAATATCCCGCAGGGAAGTCTAG
- the ribB gene encoding 3,4-dihydroxy-2-butanone-4-phosphate synthase, with protein MSVELLASGVFAPVDKVVEAAAQGKAFVLLDDAERENEGDLVVLADRVSAATINMMIRHGSGIVCLAISEQHADRLGLALMPRRNASDGCPAFTTSIDARYGITTGVSAYDRVATILAAVAEHSTADDIVTPGHVFPIIADSGGITKRAGHTEASVEIAKLAGATGAAVICELMNPDGTMSRLPEIVAFAQAHDVGVTTIKGLVEYLSSA; from the coding sequence ATGAGTGTTGAGCTACTGGCCTCGGGGGTTTTTGCTCCTGTAGATAAAGTTGTCGAGGCTGCTGCCCAGGGCAAGGCTTTTGTACTTTTAGATGATGCGGAAAGGGAGAACGAAGGTGATTTGGTAGTGCTTGCTGACAGGGTCAGCGCTGCGACGATAAACATGATGATAAGACATGGTAGCGGGATTGTGTGTCTTGCAATCTCTGAGCAACATGCAGACAGGCTGGGTTTGGCTCTAATGCCCAGGCGTAACGCGAGTGATGGTTGTCCGGCCTTCACCACGTCCATAGATGCTAGGTATGGAATAACTACCGGAGTGTCTGCGTATGACCGCGTGGCAACAATACTGGCTGCAGTTGCTGAACACAGCACTGCTGATGATATAGTCACCCCGGGACACGTGTTTCCCATAATAGCTGACAGTGGTGGGATTACCAAACGGGCGGGCCACACCGAGGCAAGTGTGGAGATAGCAAAACTTGCTGGCGCGACAGGCGCGGCGGTTATCTGTGAGCTTATGAACCCTGATGGCACCATGTCCAGGCTGCCCGAAATCGTTGCATTTGCTCAGGCGCACGATGTTGGTGTTACCACAATAAAGGGGCTTGTGGAATACCTGAGTAGCGCTTAG
- the atpA gene encoding F0F1 ATP synthase subunit alpha: protein MSVVSSSDVLRILKEKIEGFDNPVKASSVGDVVAIKDGIALVYGLGGVKFGETVAFSSGVRGVVAGLERDTCSVVVFGEDREIREGDSVQCTGELMTVPAGLSVLGRVVNPLGLPVDGGGPIVADCSLPVEAKAPGVMARQPVCEPLQTGIKTVDMLIPIGRGQRELVIGDRKTGKTAMALDAIINQKRTNDLADAKNRVYCIYVAIGQKNSSIARVVHKLKETGAMDYTIVVAAGASDPASIQYIAPYAACAMGEFFRDNGMHCLIVYDDLSKHAVAYRQMSLLLRRPPGREAYPGDVFYIHSRLLERAAKLSDDLGGGSLTALPVIETQAGDVSAYIPTNVISITDGQIFLESELFHKGFRPAINVGLSVSRVGSAAQVKAVKKVAGSMKLTLAQYRELEDFARFGSDLDPSSQAMLEKGRRFMELLKQGQCSPLSVEEQVVVVLAGVDDCVNGIPVSEMGRFERGLLERLRAEHRDLMSSLSVDIADDIKGKLLEVIRGFAAGF from the coding sequence ATGAGCGTTGTGTCCTCGAGTGATGTACTCAGAATCCTGAAGGAAAAGATTGAGGGTTTTGACAACCCGGTTAAGGCTAGCAGCGTTGGGGATGTTGTCGCCATAAAAGACGGTATAGCCCTAGTCTATGGCCTAGGTGGCGTAAAATTTGGTGAGACCGTGGCTTTCTCTTCCGGGGTGCGCGGCGTAGTTGCGGGGCTGGAGCGCGATACGTGCAGTGTGGTGGTCTTTGGAGAAGATAGAGAGATCCGCGAGGGAGATTCTGTACAATGTACGGGTGAGCTTATGACCGTACCTGCGGGACTGTCTGTGCTTGGTAGGGTTGTAAATCCACTCGGACTTCCGGTAGATGGGGGTGGTCCCATTGTGGCCGACTGCAGCCTTCCGGTAGAGGCCAAAGCACCTGGCGTAATGGCTAGGCAGCCCGTGTGTGAGCCTTTGCAGACCGGGATAAAGACTGTAGATATGCTTATTCCAATTGGGCGGGGTCAGCGTGAGCTCGTCATCGGCGACAGGAAGACAGGCAAGACGGCGATGGCACTTGACGCCATTATAAACCAGAAGCGCACCAACGATTTGGCTGATGCTAAGAATAGGGTGTACTGCATTTATGTCGCGATCGGCCAGAAGAATTCTTCGATCGCCAGGGTGGTACACAAGTTGAAAGAAACGGGGGCTATGGATTACACAATCGTTGTGGCTGCTGGTGCATCTGACCCCGCATCTATACAATACATTGCGCCGTATGCTGCGTGTGCCATGGGGGAATTTTTCCGGGATAATGGCATGCACTGCTTGATTGTGTATGATGACTTGTCTAAGCACGCTGTTGCATACAGGCAGATGTCTCTGTTGTTGCGGCGTCCTCCGGGCAGGGAGGCTTATCCCGGTGATGTGTTTTACATACATTCGCGGCTCCTAGAAAGGGCGGCCAAGTTGTCTGATGACCTAGGCGGCGGCTCCCTGACTGCGCTACCGGTCATCGAAACACAGGCTGGTGACGTATCTGCCTACATACCTACCAATGTGATTTCCATAACTGATGGGCAGATCTTTTTGGAGTCCGAGCTATTTCACAAGGGGTTTAGACCCGCGATTAATGTCGGCTTGTCCGTTTCTCGTGTTGGTTCCGCAGCCCAGGTTAAGGCTGTGAAGAAGGTTGCCGGTTCTATGAAGCTCACTCTGGCACAGTATAGGGAGTTGGAGGACTTTGCCAGGTTTGGCTCCGATCTCGACCCTAGCTCCCAGGCTATGCTGGAAAAGGGACGTAGGTTTATGGAGTTGCTCAAGCAGGGGCAGTGTTCCCCCCTCTCTGTGGAGGAGCAGGTTGTGGTTGTGCTTGCTGGTGTTGATGACTGTGTGAATGGCATCCCGGTTAGTGAGATGGGTAGATTCGAAAGGGGCCTTCTGGAGCGTCTTCGTGCTGAGCATCGGGATCTTATGTCTTCCTTGTCAGTCGATATTGCTGATGATATAAAAGGTAAGCTTTTGGAGGTTATAAGGGGTTTCGCTGCTGGTTTTTGA
- a CDS encoding heme lyase CcmF/NrfE family subunit, translating into MQYSMGGLGAFLMCACALSLLCSVVARLSTAWGATLTHVAFSLYSAAAALLTYLRVTDHFNYAHVYQNSHTTQPLLYKVCGIWGNYEGSNLLFVWMLSAYGTLIALLVKRDDLKGAALVVQNLLSFGFALFGVIFANPFLKVITLDADGLGFNPMLQDVGLALHPPVLFGGYTGFGAVFSITIAALVLRIDPKEWVAVIRGWVLGAWTLLTLGVALGGWWAYRELGWGGFWSWDPVENVSLMPWFLGVALIHMMPVVKKFGIYCNFTFLLALLAFISSLCGTFLVRSGFLVSVHAFANDQGCGIFLLALVTTITVGGLLTFVIKYRNLPETCCHFGCISKLTAILANSVIMLTAFLVVLAGTVYPIILELLEGDTISVGAPYYNNVFSVLSVALFSVMILLSGLSWDGSEKFKMTFKISSVIATLLVPFAAPLGLTGVLILLAALLFFSILEDYIYRVRSSQMRLSAAVRRVSLGRYAMMMTHAGVAVCMFGIICSTAFQEDVTQYMKERESAEIHGFSVTLSGVSLVKRPHNEAIRAKFSVARSGKVVCLLFPESRFYYVEGIRNSESSICHGLLADIYIVVGEVDKNRGIAVQMHYKPLINLVWAGFALMAAGGVLSVVKVWLRRRQNNPAIGANSTA; encoded by the coding sequence ATGCAATATTCGATGGGCGGCTTGGGCGCGTTTTTAATGTGCGCGTGCGCGCTGTCTCTGCTGTGTTCCGTGGTTGCACGCTTATCAACCGCGTGGGGGGCAACACTGACGCACGTGGCATTCTCGTTATACAGCGCAGCTGCAGCCCTGCTCACCTACCTGCGGGTTACGGACCACTTCAACTACGCACACGTATATCAGAATTCGCATACTACTCAACCACTCCTGTACAAGGTGTGCGGGATATGGGGAAACTATGAGGGCTCAAACCTGCTGTTTGTATGGATGCTGAGTGCATATGGAACGCTTATTGCGCTTCTGGTCAAGCGAGACGATCTGAAAGGAGCTGCGCTCGTCGTACAAAACTTGCTCAGCTTTGGCTTTGCGCTGTTTGGCGTCATATTTGCAAATCCATTCCTGAAAGTTATAACCCTGGACGCAGACGGGCTGGGTTTTAACCCAATGTTGCAGGATGTCGGGCTTGCACTTCACCCCCCAGTATTGTTTGGGGGATACACAGGTTTTGGCGCAGTATTTTCCATAACGATTGCTGCACTTGTTTTGCGCATAGACCCCAAAGAATGGGTCGCGGTTATACGTGGTTGGGTGTTAGGCGCGTGGACTTTACTCACGCTGGGTGTAGCACTTGGCGGATGGTGGGCATATAGGGAATTAGGTTGGGGAGGATTTTGGTCTTGGGATCCGGTTGAAAATGTTTCCTTGATGCCGTGGTTTTTGGGGGTGGCGCTCATTCACATGATGCCGGTGGTGAAAAAGTTCGGCATATATTGCAATTTTACGTTTTTGCTCGCTTTGCTGGCGTTTATTTCCAGCTTGTGCGGCACATTTTTAGTGCGCTCTGGGTTTTTAGTTTCTGTTCATGCTTTCGCGAATGATCAAGGATGCGGCATTTTTCTACTGGCTTTGGTTACGACAATAACGGTGGGCGGGCTGCTAACATTTGTTATTAAGTACAGAAATTTGCCGGAGACCTGCTGCCACTTCGGCTGCATATCAAAACTCACCGCGATTTTGGCCAATAGCGTAATAATGTTGACCGCGTTTTTGGTGGTTTTGGCAGGGACTGTGTATCCCATAATTCTAGAGCTGCTTGAGGGGGATACCATATCTGTAGGCGCGCCATATTACAATAACGTGTTCAGCGTGCTATCCGTAGCGTTGTTTTCGGTTATGATATTGCTCTCTGGCCTAAGTTGGGACGGCTCGGAGAAATTTAAAATGACCTTCAAAATTTCTTCCGTAATCGCAACACTTCTTGTACCTTTTGCAGCGCCCCTTGGGCTCACCGGAGTGTTAATTTTGCTGGCTGCGCTGTTGTTTTTTTCGATACTGGAAGATTACATTTATCGAGTGCGTAGCTCACAAATGCGGCTGAGTGCTGCGGTCAGGCGTGTGAGCCTTGGGCGATATGCAATGATGATGACACACGCCGGTGTTGCGGTTTGCATGTTTGGCATCATCTGCTCTACTGCATTTCAGGAAGATGTAACACAATACATGAAAGAGCGCGAATCCGCAGAAATTCACGGGTTTAGCGTGACATTATCTGGTGTGTCACTGGTAAAGCGGCCGCATAACGAGGCCATAAGGGCGAAGTTTTCCGTGGCTAGATCAGGCAAAGTAGTGTGTCTATTGTTCCCCGAAAGTAGGTTCTACTATGTCGAAGGTATTAGAAATTCTGAAAGTAGCATCTGTCACGGATTACTTGCGGACATATACATAGTAGTAGGTGAAGTGGATAAAAATCGCGGGATAGCGGTGCAGATGCACTACAAACCACTAATCAATCTGGTATGGGCAGGGTTTGCCCTGATGGCGGCCGGGGGAGTGCTGTCGGTAGTTAAAGTATGGCTGCGCCGCAGGCAAAACAATCCTGCTATAGGTGCAAATAGTACTGCCTGA
- the atpH gene encoding ATP synthase F1 subunit delta has protein sequence MFLGVVKKRGNGRVAYCYARALLDVVMDSADGICGEIRLVEDALTADGEVRAFFSNPVTPKENKIGVLRALGESCKLSQPLVGFLCVVVGDGKFDLLSDMFAEFFVLLMRARGQFALEITTASQASAAEEERILNIVKSEYGEPATVTKRVDPAILGGFVAKMDSLVIDASFSGYLRELENVSRGVVCGV, from the coding sequence TTGTTTTTGGGTGTTGTGAAAAAGCGTGGGAATGGGCGTGTTGCGTACTGTTATGCGCGTGCCTTGCTGGATGTTGTTATGGATAGCGCGGACGGCATCTGCGGGGAGATCAGGCTAGTGGAAGATGCTCTTACTGCAGATGGTGAGGTCCGTGCGTTTTTCTCAAATCCTGTGACGCCAAAAGAGAACAAAATTGGGGTGTTGCGCGCTTTAGGCGAGAGCTGTAAGCTGAGTCAACCCCTGGTGGGCTTTCTCTGTGTAGTTGTGGGGGATGGCAAATTTGATCTGCTGTCTGACATGTTCGCGGAGTTTTTTGTCCTGCTCATGCGTGCGCGTGGTCAGTTTGCGCTGGAAATAACCACGGCGTCTCAGGCGTCTGCTGCTGAAGAGGAGCGGATATTGAACATTGTGAAGTCAGAGTATGGAGAACCAGCAACCGTGACTAAGCGCGTGGATCCTGCAATACTTGGCGGGTTCGTTGCGAAGATGGATTCCCTGGTGATCGATGCCTCGTTCTCCGGGTATTTGCGGGAGCTAGAGAATGTGAGCAGGGGTGTTGTTTGTGGTGTGTAG
- a CDS encoding YgfZ/GcvT domain-containing protein, with protein MKLFRLHDRSVLRVYGPDAGKFLHGITTNDVLGIGAREPIYNLILNPRGRYVFDFFLIPHEQNFLLDCASADADALTELLRSYRLQLKVRVKRCDDECAVAVHPNTVDSGNAANFEDAILFQDPRDPKMWMRAIVPTTASITCDELPNLNEYELLRIKCTIPNCVLDMVRNESFPLHFAMDRLNAISLNKGCYIGQEIVARMWRIGAKKKLYTVFSDTKTLVCGQEIFAQGQPAGHMLSTLEGWGLCLLEVEKIADGCNLESGGTHLKIYE; from the coding sequence GTGAAACTTTTTCGGCTTCACGACCGCAGTGTTTTAAGGGTTTATGGCCCTGACGCTGGAAAGTTTCTACACGGCATCACTACCAATGATGTACTTGGAATCGGGGCTCGGGAGCCTATATACAATTTGATATTAAATCCCCGCGGAAGGTACGTATTTGATTTCTTTCTAATCCCTCATGAACAAAATTTCTTGCTAGACTGCGCAAGTGCGGACGCGGATGCTCTCACCGAATTGCTGCGTTCATATAGATTGCAGCTAAAAGTTAGGGTGAAGCGCTGCGATGACGAATGCGCCGTTGCAGTGCATCCTAATACGGTTGATAGCGGAAATGCCGCAAATTTTGAGGATGCCATACTGTTTCAAGATCCACGGGACCCAAAGATGTGGATGCGCGCGATTGTGCCTACCACCGCGTCGATAACCTGTGATGAGCTGCCGAACTTAAACGAGTACGAGCTGCTGAGAATTAAGTGCACGATTCCAAACTGCGTCCTAGACATGGTGAGAAATGAATCATTCCCGCTGCACTTTGCGATGGACAGACTTAACGCCATAAGTTTGAACAAGGGGTGTTACATCGGGCAAGAAATTGTAGCGCGTATGTGGCGTATAGGCGCGAAAAAGAAGCTATACACGGTATTTTCAGACACGAAAACATTGGTATGTGGGCAGGAAATATTTGCGCAGGGACAGCCTGCAGGGCACATGCTATCCACGCTTGAGGGTTGGGGCTTGTGTCTTTTGGAGGTTGAAAAAATTGCCGATGGTTGCAATCTGGAAAGTGGCGGCACTCACCTGAAAATTTATGAGTAG
- the greA gene encoding transcription elongation factor GreA, giving the protein MSDYVTTRFPITRRGFQKLEAELEALKSERPKIIKSISDARELGDLSENAEYHAARERQGLVESKIMELESKRSRAEVIDVSELSGDTVMFGATVTVSVYDEQADSTGIMRYQIVGEYEADISKNMISIKSPLVLSLLGRKEGDTVEVKTPRGDYKIYQIIKIEFV; this is encoded by the coding sequence ATGAGTGATTACGTGACCACCAGGTTTCCAATCACGAGGAGGGGGTTCCAGAAGTTGGAGGCGGAGTTAGAGGCTCTCAAGAGTGAAAGGCCTAAGATTATCAAATCTATATCAGACGCCAGGGAGCTGGGTGACCTTTCCGAGAACGCTGAGTATCATGCGGCGCGCGAGAGACAGGGGCTCGTTGAGAGCAAGATAATGGAACTTGAGTCCAAGCGCTCCAGGGCTGAAGTGATAGATGTGTCCGAGCTGTCAGGGGACACTGTGATGTTCGGTGCCACAGTAACGGTGTCAGTCTATGACGAACAGGCCGACTCCACAGGTATTATGAGGTATCAGATTGTTGGTGAGTATGAAGCGGATATATCTAAGAATATGATTTCCATAAAATCCCCGCTGGTGCTTTCCCTGTTAGGCAGGAAGGAGGGAGACACTGTTGAAGTGAAAACGCCCAGGGGCGACTATAAGATATACCAAATTATAAAAATTGAATTTGTGTGA